TCAATCGGATGGTTCCCCACAATGCTCTTTATCAACATGGAGAGGGAAATTCCCCCGCCCATATTAAGGCGAGTCTCCTTGGTTCTTCGGTTACGGTTTTTATTGAGGAAGGGAAACTGGTCCTTGGTACCTGGCAGGGGATTTTTCTCTGTGAATTTGATGGTCCAAGGTATCGTCGGGTATGGGTAAAGATCACCGGAATAAAATAAAACAGTAATAGATTTTTTTTGAGGGATAAAAGAATCCTTCGCAAGGGAAAAACCTTTGTAATCCTTATTAGTGAAGCTCTTATCCTATGTCTGGTTTAACTTGTCTTGCTCTATTGATTTCTTCAAAGAGGATGATATAATGAAAATAAAATTAAATCATTTATTAAATTGGGGTGTTGACCATGGTGCGGAAGGGAAGAGAGCGTTTTTCTTTACGAGATGTGACTGCATCCCTTTGGAAAGATGGGCGGCGTCCGGTAGTGCCACTTATGGGTTATCCAGGTTTGCAGTTGACTGGAACCACGATTAAACAAAACCAGTTTAATCATCTTGTTCAGTTTCAGTCTCTAAGCCGGCTCTATGACCGTTTCCGGCCGGATGCCATGTTCTTTATGATGGATTTGTCGGTGGAGGCAAGCGCTCTGGGTTTGCCAGTTCGTTTCCCTCTTGAGGAAACGCCGTCGGTGGAATTCCATCCGGTGAAGACACTCCTTGATCTGGAACCATTCAAGAAAATTGATATCCTGGGTGATGGGCGAGTTATAGTGTATCTGGAAACGCTGCGTCATATGAAAGTAGCATTTCCCTGTCCAGTTGGGGGATACGTCATTGGTCCACTCACTTTGGCTGGACTTCTGGTTGGGGCGAATGAGCTGGCTATTAAAAGCCTTCTTGAGCCAGATTTTTTCCGTGCACTCCTTGACTTTTCTTTTCAAGTGGTACTCCGCTACGCTTCAGCACTCAAAGATGAGGGTGCGGACATGCTCATGGTTCTTGAACCTACTGCGGTGATTTTCAGCCCTCGTCAGTTTCGGGAATATCTTGCGCCACTTTACAGGGAGATGGTGGGAATTTTCGATGATATCGAAGTAATCCTCCACGTGTGTGGCAATACCACCCCACTGCTTCGAGAAATGGCCGATTCCGGGGTTGCAGGATTAAGTCTTGACAGTGCGGTGTCTTTTCTTCAGGCCGCTTCTCTTTTGGGAGACGATGTCCTCCTCATTGGCAATATCAGTCCTGTGGAGATGCTTCAGGACACGCCACAGGAAATCTATATCAAAACGTATCGACTTCTTGAAGAAATGGAAGGCTTTTCTTCCTTCGTTTTGAGTACGGGTTGTGACCTTCCTCAAGACGTTCCCATGACCAATATTGAAGCCTTCTTTAAGGCAGGAAGGAATTGGAAGGGGGAGGAAAAAAAAGAAAAGAAGAAATCCCTTTGGCAACCGCAAAATTCCAAATAAAGGGGAAAGTTTCTTCTCAGTATTGCGCAATGACAAAATTGCGAGGTGGGAATGAAAGGTTTTTTGTGGAAACCAGGGGAGGATGGAGGCCAAGGCTCCTTCTCCACGGAGAAGGAGCCTTGGTGTTTACGGGATGAGGGTAAGCATTTTTTTGTCCTGTTTAGGATAGCGAGCAATGAAAAGCAGTTCATCTTCAGTGAGTGGCTTCTGTTTTTCCACGTTTGCGAAACGAGCCAGTTCGAGAATTTCTCGGGCTTCTTCTTCACTCTTGAATTCGATTTCCAATTTTTCATAAACATTGTAAAATCCTTTGATGCCGCTGTATTCACCCACTACGATTTGTCGTCCGGTTTCGATAATTTCCGGTTCACCACGCCCTAACTCTTCGAAGTCGTAGAGTTCATAGTTTTTGCGGTCCTTCAAGACTCCATCAGCATGGATTCCGGAGGAGTGAGCGAAGGCATTGGCACCCACCCCTGGCTGAGTGATGGGGATGGGAACTCGAAAGGCATACGAGGCGTATTTGCAGGTTTTCCATGAGGCCCTGAGGTTGACTCGTTCATCGAGCTGGTATTTGTTGCCATCCATGCCGCTGGCGTATTTAATGGCAAGAATGACCGAGACAAGGTCTGCATTTCCAGCTCGCTCGCCTACGCCATTTACGGTGGTATTGATAAACACATCACATCCGACGTCAATGGCAGCTTTTGCTCCAGCAAGAGAATTGGCTACAGCCATCCCCAGATCATTGTGGCAGTGGAGTTCGATGGCCATTTTAGTTTTTTCTCCAATGCGGGCGATTCGCTCGTAGGTGGTGAAAGGACTGTCATACCCTAAGGTATCGCAGTAACGGAAACGCTCGGCACCAGCCTCTTTTCCGGCTAAGGCAAAATCGATAAGAAAATTGACATCGGTACGGGATGCATCTTCAGCATTCACACCAACACCCGTAGCTCCTAAATCTTTAGCGGTTTTGACAGCATCAACCATACTTTTAATGATATCTTCGCGGGTCATCCTTCCTTGAAATTTTCCCTGAAGCATCTGATCAGAAGTCGAAATGGAAAGATTCAGATATTTGAGGTTGGGAACCAGCTTGTAAGCCAGCTCTACGTCACCGCTGGTGGCCCGCATCCATCCACTCAGCCGAATGGGGGAGAGGACTCCCATTTCAGCCAGTTCTAAGTTTGCGTTGAGGTAATTCGTTTCGTGGCGGGTGGTGGGAAAACCGAATTCGCTCTGGT
The Atribacterota bacterium DNA segment above includes these coding regions:
- a CDS encoding secondary thiamine-phosphate synthase enzyme YjbQ — encoded protein: MYRELSVRTHLREECVSITALVQGVVKDEGVRDGWCVVYVPHTTAGVTIQENADPDVIEDLMAGLNRMVPHNALYQHGEGNSPAHIKASLLGSSVTVFIEEGKLVLGTWQGIFLCEFDGPRYRRVWVKITGIK
- a CDS encoding uroporphyrinogen decarboxylase family protein; this encodes MVRKGRERFSLRDVTASLWKDGRRPVVPLMGYPGLQLTGTTIKQNQFNHLVQFQSLSRLYDRFRPDAMFFMMDLSVEASALGLPVRFPLEETPSVEFHPVKTLLDLEPFKKIDILGDGRVIVYLETLRHMKVAFPCPVGGYVIGPLTLAGLLVGANELAIKSLLEPDFFRALLDFSFQVVLRYASALKDEGADMLMVLEPTAVIFSPRQFREYLAPLYREMVGIFDDIEVILHVCGNTTPLLREMADSGVAGLSLDSAVSFLQAASLLGDDVLLIGNISPVEMLQDTPQEIYIKTYRLLEEMEGFSSFVLSTGCDLPQDVPMTNIEAFFKAGRNWKGEEKKEKKKSLWQPQNSK
- a CDS encoding homocitrate synthase, whose protein sequence is MPKIYLLDVTNRDGVQTARLGLAKIEKTMMNFFLNEMGVYQSEFGFPTTRHETNYLNANLELAEMGVLSPIRLSGWMRATSGDVELAYKLVPNLKYLNLSISTSDQMLQGKFQGRMTREDIIKSMVDAVKTAKDLGATGVGVNAEDASRTDVNFLIDFALAGKEAGAERFRYCDTLGYDSPFTTYERIARIGEKTKMAIELHCHNDLGMAVANSLAGAKAAIDVGCDVFINTTVNGVGERAGNADLVSVILAIKYASGMDGNKYQLDERVNLRASWKTCKYASYAFRVPIPITQPGVGANAFAHSSGIHADGVLKDRKNYELYDFEELGRGEPEIIETGRQIVVGEYSGIKGFYNVYEKLEIEFKSEEEAREILELARFANVEKQKPLTEDELLFIARYPKQDKKMLTLIP